A genome region from Ammoniphilus oxalaticus includes the following:
- a CDS encoding TRAP transporter small permease, with the protein MSLLRAIDRYFEESICIVLFSAMVILTFSQVLSRSVFHLSLGWTEEVSRFMFVWLVYISAAMAAKHRRHIRVELIDQFLSRHLARWAGLFADLLWIGYALVVSYQGYLAAVKIWGLGQLSPATQQPMGFVYAIVPLGFLLIALRVAQGIAARFRGEYELSEEEKLRRAIEEG; encoded by the coding sequence ATGTCTTTGTTACGCGCGATCGACCGTTATTTTGAAGAATCAATTTGTATTGTGTTGTTTTCGGCGATGGTCATCTTAACTTTTAGCCAAGTTTTATCCCGATCCGTGTTTCATCTATCGCTTGGCTGGACGGAAGAAGTCTCCAGATTTATGTTCGTATGGTTGGTTTATATTTCCGCGGCAATGGCAGCTAAACATCGTCGTCATATTCGCGTTGAGTTGATTGATCAGTTTCTATCGCGACACTTGGCTAGGTGGGCGGGATTGTTTGCTGACTTGTTATGGATTGGCTATGCGCTGGTCGTCAGCTATCAAGGGTATCTCGCCGCCGTAAAAATTTGGGGACTTGGTCAGCTTTCGCCTGCCACGCAGCAACCGATGGGATTTGTTTACGCCATCGTCCCGTTAGGCTTCTTATTGATCGCCCTGCGAGTGGCTCAAGGAATTGCCGCCCGTTTTCGCGGTGAATATGAATTGTCAGAGGAAGAAAAATTACGTAGAGCGATTGAGGAGGGGTAA